TATGCGGAGGTGATCTCCGGGGTCGATGGGGTGCAAGGCGGCCCTAGGCAACAACGCCAGTATGCCGATCAAAGCATGGAGAGAGGAGTGGGGTGACGAGTATTGTCATCAACGATGGGTGCCGCACCATTCCATGGCGAACGGCCATTGTATTGACAAAGGGGCGCTGTTGTTCTAGGGCGCGTCCCCTTTAACAGAAAAAGCTCCGGCCCAGGGCATATCGAGAAAAATGGCGCCCTTACGCCACCTCGACAGAGCGGGATGCACTGACCCTGAACCGGCGTTACTACTAGAGAATGAAGCTATAAACGACTTTGCCTGACCCTGCAATGGAAAAGCTCAGGGGCAGAATGCGCAGAGTGAATTTGACCACCACGCATATCGGCATAGCAGATACCTCCCGGCCCGAAGGTTATATATGGGCTGTTCAAAGGACCATCCATGGCAGTCGTGGACCTGATCGATCTGGTCGATCAGAGGCTGGCCCAATTCGAAGCGGACGAGGAAGAAATTCGAACCGAGGAGACCTACTTGGCCGGCGAGACGGGCATATGGTGCCTGCTCTCGATATTTGACGATGGAACCGACGAGCTCATCGGCTTTGAGTTCATCGAGACCGCGGAGAGCTGGAAGCGACCTGATGCCATTCTGGAGTACAATGAGACGGTCACCGAAGGTTTCAACGTCCTGGTGATCGTCCCTGACGATTCGTTCGTAGAGATGAACGAGCTACTAGCTAGGGCGGGGGACTCGACCATCATGGTCTCTGACTACAGCGCCATGGAGCTTGTTCCCCGGGTTTTGGCCGGATAATGACATGGCCATTATTCATAACGAACCATTCTTTAAATATATTGAGCGGTCAAACAATATCACCGGCTAAGGGTGCCTGCACCTACATCATTTCCTCTAGGCTTCTGTTTGCCCGGACGCCGCTGGAATAATAGGCACCCTGGCCGTTCTCACGTCTGTATAGATGCAGATGGCTTGATAAAGAAGAGCAATTAGCAAAGTGCGCCTCTATCTCTGAATCAACCATCTTCGAGTTGTTGGGCTCGCCTATAAATTCATGCTTGGTTGCGACTTCAATGTAGTTCGATGCGACCTGATGATCGTGACTGAGCCACCTGATCGGTCCTAGCTGGAGTCCCGGCAAGATGTGATCCTAGACGCATTCATGACATATCCCGGCCACTGGCATGATGCATGATGGGGTCCAGGAAAAAATCCTGAATTCGCATAGCTTCCTGAAGCCCATCCGTTCGTAGATCGGCAGGCCAAGCTCGCTCGCCTCGAGGACGGCGATGTCCATGCCCGCTTCTCTCGCGAATAGAAGAGATTCACGGGTCATCGCAGTCCCTATTCCCTGTCCCCGGGCACCTCTGATTGTGCCGACCATGTACATGCTGGCCACATTTTCATGGAGAACTAGAAGGGATGTCGATACGGGCCTTCCGTCGAGAGTACCGAGGAACCAGTGGCGAGAGGGACCGAAACCGTAGTTCATGATGATAGTGTCCCAGCCGGCCCTAGCGCGCTCCGGAAGTTCGAACACATCGATGGTCGTGTCGATGAATTCCTTCATGGATCCGGAATCCTCGACACGTCTGATCTCCAGTCCTCTTGGCAGCGGCTCACGGCCCACGGATCCCAGGTCTGCGGCCATACCCGCCTCAGTAGGTCCTTGAGCCATCCCAAGGCGTAGCAGGAATTCATCCAGTTCTTGAGGAGTACTCGATGGACCCAGGACCCAGCTCATGGGCATTCGAGCGTTCTGGAAATGAGCCATGGCATCCCTGACCCTTTGTGCGGCATCTTCGCAGCCGAACCTCGGGTTCAGAACCCCGTTGAAGGGGGCGATAGGTAGGCCAGTCGAGTAGATGATGATGTCGGGATCCCTGCGCAGGAAGGAGCAATTGGCATCAGCACAAAAAGACACCATATCATCGTAGTAGGTCGTCTCAATGGCCTGTACTAGTTCCCCGTCCGTGTATCTGCCCATCATCGCACCTCGCCCTGGGTTCGGAAGAGAAAAGGGTCCATCCGTCCCATTTCTCGAACATCCAGATGTTGGTTCGTTCACCCGATCCCATAGCTCGTTGGCATCATCGGCCTTATGAATGCTTGCATTGTATTGTATAAATGAAGATAAAATAGAGGAGCGAAGGTGAGCCGGACT
This genomic stretch from Methanomassiliicoccus sp. harbors:
- a CDS encoding GNAT family N-acetyltransferase, whose translation is MGRYTDGELVQAIETTYYDDMVSFCADANCSFLRRDPDIIIYSTGLPIAPFNGVLNPRFGCEDAAQRVRDAMAHFQNARMPMSWVLGPSSTPQELDEFLLRLGMAQGPTEAGMAADLGSVGREPLPRGLEIRRVEDSGSMKEFIDTTIDVFELPERARAGWDTIIMNYGFGPSRHWFLGTLDGRPVSTSLLVLHENVASMYMVGTIRGARGQGIGTAMTRESLLFAREAGMDIAVLEASELGLPIYERMGFRKLCEFRIFSWTPSCIMPVAGICHECV